One genomic segment of Oenanthe melanoleuca isolate GR-GAL-2019-014 chromosome 5, OMel1.0, whole genome shotgun sequence includes these proteins:
- the PLD4 gene encoding 5'-3' exonuclease PLD4, with translation MIVKKALKTSLMLNESSNMKLGVNNQKGVKTFQILGAILMLGLVLMAAYFMSVGSRVDANRGAGVVIIYRKVEEEGLYRALPEEEGLYGDLPRATITEEGTNRSNDSCSFELVENVPYDLPFEINSTAAKPLYQAWVRLLDLAQEKVHVASYYWSLTGKDIGVNDSSSKQGEDILQRFERLLAENVSLYIAASSPTLATKSRDLELLEEKGAHVRKIDFGHLTGGVLHSKFWIVDMKHIYIGSANMDWRSLSQVKEFGAVIYNCSCLAKDLWKTFSTYWDVGYPNATIPFPWPLNYSTHINKHRPLEVEFNGILTEAYFSASPPAFCPEGRTHDLYAILSAISQAQKFVYVSVMEYFPTSRFIHPKRYWPAIDNALRRAAFNHRAEVRLLVSCWAYTDPAMLHYLRSLRALNNPHAHISVAVKLFIVPLLNHTNIPHGRVNHNKYMVTDKVAYIGTSNWSENYFTDTAGVGLIIKQNSTNPQRRQQPVQEQLKDLFERDWNSKYAVNLEDVQGQKDCNWEADPEVN, from the exons ATG attgtgaaaaaagcattaaaaacatCCCTGATGCTTAATGAGTCCTCCAACATGAAATTAGGCGTGAACAATCAAAAAGGCGTCAAAACG TTTCAAATCTTAGGGGCAATTTTGATGCTTGGTCTTGTCCTGATGGCTGCTTACTTCATGAGTGTGGGCAGCAGAGTGGATGCTAACAGAGGAGCAGGAGTTGTCATCATTTACAGAAAGGTGGAGGAGGAAGGACTCTACAGAGCACTCCCAGAGGAAGAAGGACTCTATGGAGATCTCCCAAGAGCCACAATAACTGAGGAGGGCACCAACAGATCCAATGACTCCTGCAG CTTTGAACTTGTGGAAAATGTTCCTTATGACTTACCATTCGAGAtaaacagcactgcagccaaACCCTTGTACCAAGCCTGGGTGAGACTGCTTGATCTAGCCCAGGAAAAAGTTCACGTGGCTTCTTACTACTGGTCTCTTACTGGGAAGGATATCGGTGTCAATGACTCCTCTTCCAAGCAG GGTGAAGATATTCTGCAGAGGTTTGAGAGGTTACTCGCAGAGAATGTCTCTCTGTATATTGCAGCAAGTTCACCAACTCTGGCTACAAAATCAAGGGATCTTGAGCTTCTAGAGGAAAAAG GGGCTCATGTGAGAAAGATTGATTTTGGACATTTGACAGGAGGAGTGTTGCATAGCAAATTCTGGATAGTGGACATGAAACACATATATATTGGTAGTGCAAACATGGACTGGAGATCTTTATCTCAG GTGAAAGAATTTGGTGCTGTGATCTACAACTGCAGCTGTTTGGCCAAAGACCTCTGGAAAACGTTTAGTACCTACTGGGATGTTGGATATCCTAATGCTACCATCCCATTCCCTTGGCCCCTTAATTATTCCACCCACATTAACAAGCATCGGCCTCTGGAAGTGGAATTCAATGGAATCTTGACAGAAGCCTATTTTTCT GCTTCCCCTCCAGCATTTTGTCCAGAAGGTCGCACCCATGACCTCTATGCTATACTCAGTGCTATCAGCCAGGCACAAAAGTTTGTCTACGTTTCTGTTATGGAATATTTCCCTACGAGCCGTTTCATTCACCCAAAAAG GTACTGGCCAGCCATTGACAACGCCCTGAGACGTGCAGCTTTCAACCACCGAGCAGAGGTGCGGCTCCTGGTCAGCTGCTGGGCGTACACCGACCCAGCCATGCTCCACTACCTGCGCTCCCTGCGCGCTCTCAACAACCCGCACGCCCACATCAGCGTCGCCGTG AAACTCTTCATTGTTCCCCTTCTGAATCACACAAACATTCCTCATGGAAGAGTGAATCACAACAAATACATGGTCACTGATAAAGTCGCCTACATTG GGACTTCCAATTGGTCAGAAAACTACTTCACTGATACAGCTGGCGTGGGACTAATTATCAAACAGAATTCGACCAACCCCCAAAGAAGGCAACAACCTGTCCAGGAACAGTTGAAAGATCTTTTTGAGCGAGACTGGAATTCCAAATATGCAGTGAATCTGGAAGATGTGCAGGGACAGAAAGACTGTAACTGGGAGGCAGACCCTGAAGTGAATTGA